The following proteins come from a genomic window of Triticum aestivum cultivar Chinese Spring chromosome 6A, IWGSC CS RefSeq v2.1, whole genome shotgun sequence:
- the LOC123128395 gene encoding uncharacterized protein, with protein MHGRRQGCGEGCGDRRPFVRHMWPATRVEAAPPPAKGPASPPPPPPRSSLPPLRTTSYPPAPTTPPAAPHKQEAADSPRPPSADSFLKDGREFRVGDCALFQAVDVPPFIGLIRWIEKKEEGFPKLRVSWLYRSADVKLNKAIQLIAAPNEIFYSFHQDETSAVSLLHPCKVAFLRKGVELPAGISSFVCRRVYDIDNKCLWWLTDKDYINERQEEVNRLLHRTRLEMHAAVQSGGRSPKRLNSPSSAQQKSGLDDGQNCILSKGKKRERVEQGIDPATRDRDRPLKVEEGELGNLKAENMKHAFAKFIAKFTDKGGLPHAEAVEKLVQFMQVDRTERKIDLGGRVALAHIISATESPDCLGRFVQLRGLPILNEWLQETHKGKSGEGGSPKETDKRVEEFLMALLRALSRLPINLNALQSCSIGKSVNHLRSHKSAEIQKRAKCLVENWKKRVDAEMKSNEAKPLVSGQAVSWSGKGGAAEVSNGGNRRSASSEASPKNPVSRTAKPGASDAVTKSNLLTSGSSKLQHMQPANVATNSKDPPSKSAGGSELPTVKEEKSSSSSQSLNNSHSCSSDHARTFGSPWKEDARSSTAASGNASKTSGSSSRVHRRANSVRLGSGIQKEATAGRSTSLDRSLFQEKSSQSGMASEKGGDTPSDNNSNGHRLIVRFPNPSRSPARSVSGGSFEDPSVTGSRSSSPVDKHEQNGRRVKMKIENSRPELASDANAESWHSNEIKGVAGSDEGDKSAFPTLESNRNTEEAVKEACASRPASSSQVNEKGICSSETKGNSFNPMNALIEIKYSEAGPPLQAGDDTAMNLLASVAGEISKSDLISPSASPRNSSANEVGCEGDSIEKLKVECDIAPSQLQGSSDVQKVILVKQEKADPCLIAKEERNQRAHLSLHDNKTTTSTGLSPQNGTDCNAVESSAKTENQAEGCANKCLPVPGADSQGQDRNACSSHGPVEDGRISSPDVVGTALGGQCNSAVSNRTSELLPPEELQLSAPDKQLHALLKQTDKKPLGVVRDQLEAMDTCDGSKLDLKSSVCPLALVPKKAEVLGVNTVLKEDEKEQPSSTSADVNKLVAFPADVPNGNKESKDSSSESSSQVKPQAIISQDFEHDASQSPKKLSDDVGAKEDLVSSGEGSSIAAQAKPNVTGKLDFDLNELGDEGNHSEPVTSPVICTSGIHVPGLSPFVSPVLSGLPAPITVAAPAKGPFVPPENLLRVKPEAGWKGSAATSAFRPAEPRKVVGASLTAPDIVGTDAAGKRSRPAFDIDLNVADDQILEDDISQSSAQTVGSESGNSRSRDGPVRSAGIELDLNRADEVAENNQFISNSSNRVEVTLLPARSLPGGLPSTSMNGSKNFFDLNNGPSLDEASTEPAQRSLSSKGASSIPFLPQVAGLRMNGTEINNMSPWFASANPYAPVAMQSFLPARGEQPYPIETASGTQRMIASAADSSQFGSDSGRAPVVSTPPTMVFHPPPAYQYAGFPFTPSVHLQTAGFPIGSTSYANSAPAGVSYFPTIAPSLVGSTGALPPQHVRQYAINRPEGSSSDGLDGNWKWKRPGGFDLNSGPASIDLEGKDERILSSVRQNLMTPQQAFVEEQTRMYQLPGVGIKRKEPEGSWDPDRSSYKQLSWQ; from the exons ATGCATGGGCGGCGCCAAGGCTGCGGTGAGGGGTGCGGCGACCGGCGTCCTTTCGTCCGGCACATGTGGCCGGCAACTCGCGTAGAGGCAGCTCCACCACCGGCAAAGGGaccagcctcccctcctcctcctcctccccgctcgTCTCTTCCACCGCTCCGGACGACCTCTTATCCACCCGCACCGACGACTCCCCCGGCGGCACCCCACAAGCAGGAGGCCGCCGATTCACCCCGTCCGCCCTCAGCAGACTCCTTCCTAAAG GACGGGCGTGAATTTCGAGTTGGAGATTGTGCACTTTTTCAGGCTGTTGATGTTCCTCCTTTCATTGGGTTGATACGCTGGATTGAGAAAAAAGAAGAAGGCTTTCCCAAGTTACGTGTAAGTTGGCTCTATAGATCTGCTGACGTCAAACTTAACAAGGCAATACAGCTCATCGCTGCACCAAACGAGATCTTCTATTCATTCCACCAGGACGAGACATCTGCCGTCTCTCTACTACATCCTTGCAAAGTTGCCTTTTTACGCAAAGGTGTTGAGCTGCCAGCCGGAATTTCTTCATTTGTGTGTCGGCGTGTATATGATATTGACAACAAGTGTTTATGGTGGCTTACCGACAAAGACTATATTAAT GAACGGCAGGAAGAAGTAAATCGACTTCTGCATAGAACAAGGTTAGAAATGCATGCTGCAGTACAGTCAGGTGGACGCTCACCGAAGCGGCTAAATAGTCCGTCATCTGCCCAGCAGAAGTCCGGTTTGGATGATGGACAAAATTGTATTTTATctaaaggaaagaagagggagagAGTTGAGCAAGGAATTGATCCAGCTACGCGAGACCGTGATCGTCCCCTTAAGGTCGAAGAAGGTGAACTGGGGAACTTAAAGGCAGAAAATATGAAGCATGCATTTGCAAAATTTATCGCGAAGTTCACAGACAAAGGTGGGCTTCCTCACGCTGAAGCAGTCGAGAAGCTAGTCCAGTTCATGCAAGTTGATCGAACTGAACGGAAGATAGACCTTGGTGGTCGAGTAGCGCTTGCACATATTATTTCAGCTACAGAAAGTCCTGATTGCCTCGGGAGATTTGTGCAGCTAAGGGGCCTTCCTATTTTGAATGAGTGGCTTCAGGAAACTCACAAGGGGAAGTCTGGTGAAGGGGGTAGTCCTAAAGAAACTGATAAGCGTGTTGAAGAATTTCTCATGGCCCTGCTTCGTGCTCTCTCAAGATTGCCTATCAATTTGAATGCCTTGCAGAGTTGCAGTATCGGGAAATCCGTCAATCATCTGCGTAGCCATAAAAGTGCTGAGATACAGAAGAGGGCGAAGTGTCTTGTTGAAAACTGGAAAAAGCGTGTTGATGCTGAAATGAAGTCAAATGAAGCAAAACCTTTAGTATCTGGTCAAGCTGTTTCCTGGTCAGGGAAAGGGGGCGCTGCAGAAGTTTCTAATGGTGGAAACAGACGAAGCGCCTCAAGTGAGGCCAGTCCGAAAAACCCAGTATCTCGGACGGCTAAACCTGGTGCATCTGATGCTGTTACGAAGTCGAATCTGCTCACTTCTGGCTCTTCAAAGTTGCAACACATGCAGCCCGCAAATGTTGCAACCAACTCAAAGGATCCACCCAGCAAATCGGCTGGTGGTTCTGAGTTGCCAACAGTGAAAGAGGAGAAAAGCAGCAGTTCAAGCCAATCACTGAACAACAGTCACTCATGCTCCAGTGATCATGCAAGAACATTTGGTTCTCCTTGGAAGGAGGATGCGAGAAGTTCTACTGCTGCTTCTGGCAATGCTAGTAAAACATCCGGGAGCTCTTCACGCGTCCATCGAAGGGCAAACAGTGTCCGTCTTGGTTCTGGGATACAAAAAGAAGCTACTGCAGGAAGATCTACCTCACTCGATCGTTCGTTGTTCCAGGAAAAATCATCACAATCTGGAATGGCGTCTGAAAAAGGAGGCGACACACCCTCTGATAATAACAGTAATGGCCATAGGTTGATTGTCCGCTTTCCAAATCCTAGCCGTAGTCCTGCTAGAAGTGTGAGCGGAGGCTCATTTGAGGACCCGTCTGTCACTGGGAGTAGATCTTCATCTCCTGTAGATAAGCATGAACAGAATGGTCGGCGGGTGAAAATGAAGATTGAAAATTCTCGACCTGAGTTAGCTTCTGATGCAAATGCCGAGTCTTGGCATAGCAATGAGATAAAAGGGGTTGCAGGGTCTGATGAAGGTGATAAATCAGCATTCCCTACATTGGAGAGCAACAGGAATACTGAAGAAGCTGTTAAGGAGGCATGTGCATCACGGCCTGCAAGTTCGTCGCAAGTGAATGAGAAAGGAATCTGTTCAAGTGAAACCAAGGGGAACTCATTCAACCCTATGAATGCTTTAATTGAAATAAAATACTCTGAAGCTGGTCCTCCTCTGCAAGCTGGAGATGATACCGCAATGAACCTTCTTGCCAGTGTCGCTGGGGAAATATCTAAATCCGACTTAATTTCTCCGTCAGCTTCACCGAGAAATTCATCTGCAAATGAAGTGGGCTGTGAAGGTGACAGCATTGAGAAGTTGAAAGTAGAATGTGACATAGCCCCTTCTCAGCTTCAAGGTTCCTCAGATGTTCAGAAAGTCATTTTGGTGAAGCAAGAGAAAGCTGATCCTTGTTTGATTGCCAAGGAGGAACGTAACCAGAGGGCTCACCTATCATTGCACGACAACAAAACCACAACATCTACTGGGCTGTCACCTCAAAATGGTACAGACTGTAATGCCGTCGAATCTTCAGCGAAGACTGAAAACCAAGCGGAGGGTTGCGCAAACAAGTGTCTTCCTGTACCTGGGGCTGATTCACAAG GTCAAGATCGTAATGCATGTTCCAGCCATGGGCCAGTTGAAGATGGTCGCATAAGCAGCCCTGATGTCGTTGGCACTGCTTTAGGTGGTCAATGCAATTCAGCTGTTTCTAATCGCACGTCAGAATTGCTTCCTCCTGAGGAGTTGCAATTGTCTGCCCCTGATAAACAGCTCCATGCCTTGTTAAAGCAAACTGATAAAAAGCCGCTTGGGGTTGTACGAGATCAGTTGGAAGCCATGGATACATGCGATGGTAGTAAATTGGATTTGAAGTCTTCAGTGTGTCCACTGGCTCTTGTTCCCAAAAAGGCTGAAGTCTTGGGTGTTAACACAGTGCTGAAAGAGGACGAAAAGGAACAGCCTTCTTCCACTTCAGCTGATGTTAACAAGCTAGTTGCATTCCCAGCTGATGTGCCGAATGGGAATAAAGAATCAAAGGATAGTTCCAGTGAATCCAGTAGTCAGGTAAAACCTCAAGCTATCATATCTCAGGATTTTGAGCATGATGCAAGTCAGAGTCCAAAGAAACTGAGcgatgatgtcggtgcaaaagaGGATCTTGTCTCATCAGGTGAGGGTTCTTCTATAGCTGCCCAGGCCAAACCAAATGTTACTGGTAAGCTTGATTTTGATTTGAATGAACTTGGGGATGAAGGGAATCACTCTGAGCCAGTTACCTCTCCTGTTATATGTACTTCTGGGATTCATGTACCTGGTCTTTCTCCATTCGTATCACCTGTTTTAAGTGGTTTGCCTGCCCCAATAACAGTAGCAGCTCCAGCTAAAGGACCTTTTGTTCCTCCTGAGAATCTACTAAGAGTGAAGCCTGAGGCTGGGTGGAAAGGCTCAGCAGCTACAAGTGCATTTCGTCCTGCAGAACCACGCAAGGTTGTGGGGGCATCTCTGACTGCACCTGATATTGTAGGAACTGATGCTGCTGGGAAGCGGTCTCGCCCCGCGTTTGACATTGATCTAAATGTAGCAGATGACCAGATTCTTGAGGATGATATCTCTCAGAGTTCTGCTCAGACAGTTGGATCTGAATCTGGCAACAGTAGAAGTCGCGATGGTCCCGTGCGAAGCGCTGGCATTGAACTTGACTTGAATAGGGCTGATGAAGTTGCCGAGAATAACCAGTTTATCTCAAACTCTTCCAACAGAGTTGAAGTCACATTGTTGCCAGCAAGATCTTTGCCAGGAGGTTTACCGAGTACTAGTATGAATGGCTCAAAGAACTTCTTTGATCTCAATAATGGACCAAGCCTTGATGAAGCTAGTACAGAGCCTGCACAAAGGAGTCTATCATCTAAAGGTGCTAGCAGCATACCGTTCCTGCCTCAAGTTGCTGGTCTTCGAATGAACGGCACCGAAATCAATAACATGTCACCATGGTTTGCTTCTGCCAACCCATATGCTCCTGTAGCTATGCAATCGTTTTTGCCTGCTAGAGGAGAACAGCCTTATCCAATTGAAACAGCATCTGGAACCCAGAGGATGATTGCGTCTGCTGCAGACAGCAGCCAATTTGGAAGTGATTCAGGCAGGGCTCCAGTTGTTTCCACACCACCAACCATGGTGTTTCACCCTCCTCCTGCATATCAATATGCAGGATTTCCTTTCACCCCCAGTGTTCACCTTCAGACAGCAGGTTTTCCAATTGGATCGACGTCATATGCCAATTCTGCACCTGCCGGAGTTTCATACTTTCCAACCATTGCCCCGTCACTTGTTGGGTCAACGGGTGCATTACCTCCCCAACATGTGAGGCAATATGCAATAAACCGTCCTGAAGGTAGCAGTAGTGATGGTCTGGACGGTAATTGGAAATGGAAAAGACCAGGAGGGTTTGATCTTAATTCTGGTCCCGCGAGTATAGATTTAGAAGGGAAGGATGAAAGAATACTTTCATCGGTTAGACAAAATTTGATGACGCCACAGCAGGCCTTTGTGGAGGAGCAAACGAGAATGTACCAATTGCCTGGTGTAGGAATAAAGAGGAAGGAACCCGAGGGCAGTTGGGATCCCGACAGATCATCATACAAGCAATTGTCATGGCAGTAA